The genomic region aaatatttatcatgatataaggaaataaataataactttattattgcctctagggcatatttccttcagtcatctGCTTCGCATAACGCACACACATGCGATGATGACATGTTTCGACGATGCAGAACATTACTGGTAGGAAGTGAGTGACGAGCCAGCCTTCATGTGAATATTTTCAGTTTCAAAGGATCCTGCAATCCCCAAATAGATGACCATCCTTTGGATTCTCCGCTGGACATATCCTTGACCTCATCTAGCCAGTCCTCCCTTCCCATCGTCATCTTATGGATCAATTTGTAAGCTGATTTTACTGAGAAACAGCCCCTCCGATCTCCCGACCATGCCGAAAAGTCGTCCACTTGTCTAGTACAGAGGGGGATCTTCAGGATTGCCTTCGCATCAACGGGAACATAGACTTGGCGTACTACCTCCTCTCTCCAGCATGCCATGGATGGTTCGATCAGATCGCTTACCATCTACGGTGGATCAGCTACCCGAGGCGGAAAAGGTTTCATTAGGCCACTCCTCGGAAGCCAGTTATGATGCCAAATTCTGGTCGTTGCTCCATCGCCAATGCGCCTGATGATCCCATGGTTCAATACATTTCTTCCATCAATAATAGCTCGCCAGACTTGCGATGGATGGGGGCCTAACTCCGCCTTCAATAAGGTCATCAATGGGTAGTAGACTTCCTTGAGAATGCGAGCACTTAGGGAGTCCGGTTCTTGTAAAAGTCGCCAAGCCTGTCTTGACAGTAGGGCAACGTTGAAGATCATAAGATCCCGAAAACCCAACCCCCTAGGTCCTTTGGCCTTGTCATGATATCCTACGAGACCCAGCATGGCTTCCTTCTTCCTTGTTTGCTGCCCCACCAAAACTGCCGTATGATGGATGTTACACTCTCGCAAACTCCTCTAGGAAGTCTAAAGCAAGACATTGAAAACACTGGGATCGCTTGTGCGACCGATTTGATGAGGACTTCCTTTCCACCAACCGAAAGCATTTTCTGCATCCATCCTCTTACTTTCTCCCACACTCTGTCCCGAAGGTACTTGAACGTGCCATTTTTGAGTGACCAACATCCGTTGGCAGCTCTAAATATCTGTCACTCAAAGATTCATTATGGACATTTAGTCTTTGCATGACACCTTGCTTAAGAGAATCTGGACAACCTCTGCTAAAGAAAACAGAAAGCTGGCCCGAGACTCCAAGCCCGTCCCAGCCCTGCCCACCCCAGCCTCGGCCCACCTTGACCAGCCACATGTTCACACATTcgcctggccccacctgtcaaagaGACGGAACCCCCACGCGCCAAGTAAGCCGAGGATTTCACCACCGCCGCCATCTTTCGCGGCCTCGTCTTTTTCCCGCGGCGCCACTACGAAAAACCGCTTcccgccggcgcccccccccttcccccccttcccccttcccccgcGCGGCGCAAAACTCCTCCCATAAACCTCGTCCGCTCGCCCACCCGCCAATCCTCCCCACCACCCCAATTCGCGCCCGAAGCCTCCTTTCCTCGCCCCCTCCGCCCCCCTCTCCCCGATGGCGACGCGGCCGCCGTCCTTCTTCGGCGGGCTCCGGGCGCGGGAGCTCAGCGGCGGCAGGGGCTCCGCGCGCGCCTCCGCGGCGCGGCTGCCATACCTCTCCGACCTCTCCTCCGACCCCGGCGACCGCGGCTGCGGGGTCATCTCCGTCGAGCACTCCGGCGACCCCGCCATCCCTTTCGCCGTCTCCTTCTGCAAGGTTCGTTTCCTCTCGTCTTAGTTAGATTTGGCGaggccgacggcgacggcgcgCTGATCCGTCCCCTCCCCCTACAGGTCCCGCAGATCTCTCGCCTTCTGGCGGTCGCCGACGAGGACGGGTATGTCGCCATCTACgacacccgccgccgcctcccctccagATCCTCCTCCATTGAGAAGTCAGGTTAGCTTCGGTGCCCCCTTCTGATCTAACTAACTGGCATTTAGGCTATTTTGTGCTAAAATTGGGTAGTTCCAATCTGAAATCTTGCTCTTTTGTAGCTGAAACGAGGCTGTCCGATTGGGTTGCTCACAACAATGCCATCTTTGACGTGTGCTGGATCAAGGTAGCCACATTTGCCTGCAATATGCTACTACATCTGTTTTCTCTGTCTCTCAGCAGTGTATTTTTGTGTGTCTCTGGCAAAGTTAACCGCTGAATTATGTCATTTATATAGGAGGGATCCCAATTACTAACTGCATCAGGCGACCAAACTGTAAGTACAACATGATCAATCAGTTCATTTAATTTCTCACAACACCAACTATGTATCATTGGTCTGATTTTTTGTGTGCATAATCTCACTGTAATTGCCTGTACTGTATCAGGTAAAGATATGGAGCGTGGAGAATAAGAAGTGCCTTGGTGTGCTGTCAGGGCACACTGGAAGTGTCAAGTCATTGTCATGCCATTCTTCAAATCCTGGTCAGTTGTATATCTTGAACTTGGTTAACTTAGTTTGTGGCATGTCTGCATAGGTTCATGAACTCCATTGTTATTGTCTATGCAGATCTTATTGTTTCCGGTTCAAGAGATGGTTCTTTTGCACTTTGGGATCTAAGATGTGATCCCAAAACCCCAAATGGCCATGGTGAAGCATGCCTCATGTATGTCATCTAATGGCTACTGTAATCTAAATGCTCCTTTTTAACTGCAACCATCAATTTCTGTAGCAATGTAGCATCTTTCGCTGAATTCAGCTGTTTTTACATGTTAGGTCTTCTGCTGTTGTCAAAGAAGCGCACAGTCCCACGCGAAGGAATCGGACAAGGGCTCGAGCAAAGGTATTGAATTTGCATAGAATCTTTTTGGCTGGGGACTGTACATTTCCGTAGGTTCAGTTGCTGATATTGGTCATCTTTAGGGAGCTTCAACAAGCATCACATCAGTTCTGTATCTGAAAGACGATATCTCCATTGCTACTTCTGGTGCTGCAGACAAGTAAGGCGTTGGCCCATCCTATTTATTCTGCACTTACTACATAAGTTAATATAGTTTACATGGCTAATTATGCATGCCAGTGGCATGTTTCAATTATGAACGCACCACTTTTAATACAATGCACCTCTGCTGTAGTTTGATTTTATCTAACTCTTAAAATGTATTCCAGCGTTGTGAAATTTTGGGATACACGGAACCTTAAAGCGCCCATCTCCAACAAAACCTCTCAATCAACAGCACAACCTTCGGTAAGCAAGCAGCTTGCAAATTGCAACAGAATGCATTTGTAATTCAGTTTCAAGGCTAACAGGGAATCCTTTCATTCAGAAGGAGGGGGTGACACATGGGATCTCTTGCTTGTCTCAAGACTCGTATGGTGCGTATATTGCTGCGTCATGCATGGATCACAGGTGAGAATAATATTTGACCACTACACAGAACTGCAAAAAACTGATGTCACTGGAGGGAATTGCTTCTGACTTCATAAGCTTTCCAATTTCAGGATCTATCTGTATAGTACTCTCCACATGGACAAGGGTCCAATAAAGACTTACACTGGCAGCAAAATTGAGTCTTTCTTTGTCAAGGTGAGTAGCTAACTGGTTTAGCCTTCTCTTCCAGCTGCATATTCTTAGTTTCTTTCATGTGTTTTATTTAACACCTGCTTTGGTGCTTGAATACAGTCTGCTATTAGTCCTGATGGGACTCATATTTTAGGTGGTTCGAGCAATGGCAATGTTTACTTGTGGCAGGTATTTGTTGCATTCCTATTACCTTTTCTTTTACATTTCATACACTGTATTCATGTTAAATTGCTAATTCCTTCTCACTTATGTAGGTGGATCAGCCTGAAAATGGGCCTATAGTTCTGAAAGGCCATGAGGGTGAAGTCACTTCAGTTGACTGGTATGATCTATCCAGAATGGCTACTTCTTAATGTCTTACTGTTACCATAGTGCTCATGTTGCAATGCCAATTTTGCAATTTCAGGTGCTCTTTGGAGGTTGGAAAGATAGTATCATCATCTGATGATTCCACGGTGAGTCTTGTTAAAAGTTTACAAGTTTCATCTTAAAGTTGCCTTGTCAAACACTACAACAAAATGAACCCAGTCATCTCACCATGATTAGGGGCATCTATAATATTTGTTGTCATCTAATCTACAAATGGAAAGAACAAGAGTTTGGTTAGGAACTTGAAAACTGCTACTGACAGCCTGACACTTTGTTCTGTGCATCAGGTTCGTGTATGGAACACCAAGAAAATAGACTGCACCAACATTAGTTCCCCAACAGTCATCCGTAAGAGGGTAACTGCTCCAAACATCGACTGCCCAAGATCGGCTAG from Triticum aestivum cultivar Chinese Spring chromosome 4A, IWGSC CS RefSeq v2.1, whole genome shotgun sequence harbors:
- the LOC123082390 gene encoding denticleless protein homolog isoform X2, whose protein sequence is MATRPPSFFGGLRARELSGGRGSARASAARLPYLSDLSSDPGDRGCGVISVEHSGDPAIPFAVSFCKVPQISRLLAVADEDGYVAIYDTRRRLPSRSSSIEKSAETRLSDWVAHNNAIFDVCWIKEGSQLLTASGDQTVKIWSVENKKCLGVLSGHTGSVKSLSCHSSNPDLIVSGSRDGSFALWDLRCDPKTPNGHGEACLMSSAVVKEAHSPTRRNRTRARAKGASTSITSVLYLKDDISIATSGAADNVVKFWDTRNLKAPISNKTSQSTAQPSEGVTHGISCLSQDSYGAYIAASCMDHRIYLYSTLHMDKGPIKTYTGSKIESFFVKSAISPDGTHILGGSSNGNVYLWQVDQPENGPIVLKGHEGEVTSVDWCSLEVGKIVSSSDDSTVRVWNTKKIDCTNISSPTVIRKRVTAPNIDCPRSASHERATSSRDVAACTSADSELPTSSHSPLRPRVLEFGTPESAKKRAFSVFREEALDTRNSPGAQMSSPSSVLNPPPSLKRKTIRDYFGSSTS
- the LOC123082390 gene encoding denticleless protein homolog isoform X1; its protein translation is MATRPPSFFGGLRARELSGGRGSARASAARLPYLSDLSSDPGDRGCGVISVEHSGDPAIPFAVSFCKVPQISRLLAVADEDGYVAIYDTRRRLPSRSSSIEKSAETRLSDWVAHNNAIFDVCWIKEGSQLLTASGDQTVKIWSVENKKCLGVLSGHTGSVKSLSCHSSNPDLIVSGSRDGSFALWDLRCDPKTPNGHGEACLMSSAVVKEAHSPTRRNRTRARAKGASTSITSVLYLKDDISIATSGAADNVVKFWDTRNLKAPISNKTSQSTAQPSKEGVTHGISCLSQDSYGAYIAASCMDHRIYLYSTLHMDKGPIKTYTGSKIESFFVKSAISPDGTHILGGSSNGNVYLWQVDQPENGPIVLKGHEGEVTSVDWCSLEVGKIVSSSDDSTVRVWNTKKIDCTNISSPTVIRKRVTAPNIDCPRSASHERATSSRDVAACTSADSELPTSSHSPLRPRVLEFGTPESAKKRAFSVFREEALDTRNSPGAQMSSPSSVLNPPPSLKRKTIRDYFGSSTS